The Quercus lobata isolate SW786 chromosome 4, ValleyOak3.0 Primary Assembly, whole genome shotgun sequence genome segment AGccacaaaaaatattatcaaaatatttcacaaTTGTCAATTATCGAGATGACATGTTATTaatgatatataataaaataatgttaatgcTCGCCTGAatgtaaactaataaaaaaaattgcaaactaaatgttgtgaaaattaatttctataacattttttttttcttaacttctAACCTTTCTATTTTGGAAAGTGATAAAGATAAGATAAAGGCCAACCGATATATGTAAGAAGGAGAAGTGTACTAGTAGATTCACAAAttattccataatttttttaaccacAATTCCAATGTGGCAGGCTATGAGTGGTCAGTCATCCCTTACACTTGGAcccaatattttttcttcatcaatcaCACCACGTTACAGCtgtggaaaaaaattgtaaaaaattttgtattactaaaatttttctaaaagaaTAGATGGAAATGACtagtaaatttaaaattttaggatgAAAGTTAGacggatatatatatatatatatatatatatatatatatagtgatttTTTGgttggccgaaaaagaaaaacaatttgttttgctgaactaaaccaaaaatatagGGATGGACAGTGTCTAGTGTCTAGACGAGCTGAGACTGCATAGTTCTCTGAACACTCATCCATCTAGTTTACACCATTCCGAAGTGTTTCAACTCTCAAAGTTTTCAACTgggtgaagagaaagaagaaatgtCAGACTATCTCCCACACGAAGTGGAGCGTGACATCCTACTCAGTCTACCCGTCAAATCCCTAATCCGATTCAGGTGCGTTTCAAAATCATGTAACTCTCTAATCACAAGCTCTGACTTCATCGATTCACACCTCACTCGATCACATTCACTTCCCTCCAACTCCAATTCCAACAACACACTAATTGTTAGGGACTTCGCTTCTAAACCCAATGTACATCAGTACAGATTATTTCACAATGACTCATTTGATCGAACTGAACATCTTGAGTTCCCACTAACGACTCGTCGTCGTAGTCGTATTCACAAATGTATGTTTATCGGTTATGTGAATGGTTTGTTCTGCCTTTATGAGAAAGAGCGCTTTATCCTTTGTAATCCCTCTATTAGAAAATGTATTATCCTACCTAAGCATTGCATTAAGATCAAGACGGACGGTAATGTTCAATGTCATTCAGCATTCGGGTTTGATTCACGGACCAATGATTATAAGGTGGTGATAATTGTACTTCCAGATAATCCGTATTATATGAAAAAGAAGCCAACTCTGGTTGAGGTTTACTCTCTTAGTGAGGGTTCTTGGAAAATGATTGATGCTAGCACCTCTTTTCCGCCTAATATTCGTTTTAATGGATATAAATGTCCGGCAGCTTCTTTAAATGGGGCTATCCATTTCACAGTACAGGTTATGCCGAATTCTAATGAATCAGCTTTTTTGTCGTTTGATTTGAGGGATGAGGTTTTTCATGTGATATCGTTGCCAGATAGTATAGCCACACATGGATGGATTAAT includes the following:
- the LOC115984367 gene encoding F-box protein CPR1-like, with product MSDYLPHEVERDILLSLPVKSLIRFRCVSKSCNSLITSSDFIDSHLTRSHSLPSNSNSNNTLIVRDFASKPNVHQYRLFHNDSFDRTEHLEFPLTTRRRSRIHKCMFIGYVNGLFCLYEKERFILCNPSIRKCIILPKHCIKIKTDGNVQCHSAFGFDSRTNDYKVVIIVLPDNPYYMKKKPTLVEVYSLSEGSWKMIDASTSFPPNIRFNGYKCPAASLNGAIHFTVQVMPNSNESAFLSFDLRDEVFHVISLPDSIATHGWINASVFRGSLSLICERHTPSKCSIWVMKEYGVVDSWTEQFTFDHSGGYLSVIGLRKNGHVLMKDIESILPEGMFHFFKKENMELDLLPSYMLSSYDPDSQQFKNLGSVGKALQCVDNYTENLVLLRKPNDAVSREGVSRKRKCR